Proteins encoded by one window of Mycteria americana isolate JAX WOST 10 ecotype Jacksonville Zoo and Gardens chromosome 26, USCA_MyAme_1.0, whole genome shotgun sequence:
- the POU6F1 gene encoding POU domain, class 6, transcription factor 1 isoform X2, with protein MPHAGFHASSVGLRLPRDARGRVFVPWAKPNQRPEHPPAPSPPSAPSATPRASSRRRWPRWPCKPPRSIAGQVAGQQGLAVWTFPTATVAALPGLTAASPTGGIFKPPIANLQAAAVLNTAIQAPVQPAQPLQAAVQPRPPLQPPGVFPAAPGQPPILPQPAAAPTPPVAKPLETQTQITVQPAGFAFNPGIISAASLGGQTQLLGSLAAAPVIANTISSVQGITGQILTNAQGQVIGTLPWVVNPPGMAAASPAPAALPAQSLQVQTVTPQLLLNAQGQVIATLAGSAIQAAAIKKTGTPEPPVKNEVQPIQPAPALSQPAVVMANPAPAVKASSTPVPITCSETPTVSQLVSKPPAPNSSTEEDGINLEEIREFAKNFKIRRLSLGLTQTQVGQALTATEGPAYSQSAICRFEKLDITPKSAQKLKPVLEKWLSEAELRNQEGQQNLMEFVGGEPSKKRKRRTSFTPQAIEALNAYFEKNALPTGQEITEIAKELNYDREVVRVWFCNRRQTLKNTSKLNVFQIP; from the exons ATGCCCCACGCTGGGTTTCACGCCAGCTCCGTGGGGCTGCGGCTCCCCCGGGACGCCCGTGGGAGGGTGTTTGTGCCCTGG gcaAAGCCAAACCAGCGGCCGGAGCATCCCCCAGCACCGTCCCCTCCGTCGGCACCTTCAGCCACGCCACGAGCCAGCAGCCGCAGACGTTGGCCCCGCTGGCCGTGCAAGCCACCCCGCAG TATTGCAGGTCAAGTGGCAGGtcagcaggggctggctgtgTGGACATTTCCTACAGCAACGGTCGCTGCCCTTCCCGGATTGACGGCTGCTTCTCCTACAGGGGGAATTTTCAAACCGCCTATAGCCAATTTGCAAG CCGCCGCTGTACTGAACACGGCCATCCAAGCGCCGGTGCAGCCTGCCCAGCCGCTGCAGGCTGCGgtccagccccggccccctctcCAGCCCCCCGGCGTCttccccgccgcgcccggccagCCCCCCATCCTGCCACAGCCCGCCGCAGCGCCCACGCCGCCCGTGGCCAAGCCGTTAGAGACGCAGACCCAGATCACCGTCCAACCTGCCGGATTTGCCTTTAACCCTGGCATA ATCAGCGCAGCTTCTCTCGGGGGCCAAACCCAGCTCCTCGGCTCCTTGGCAGCCGCCCCCGTGATCGCAAACACCATCTCCAGCGTGCAGGGCATCACAGGCCAGATCCTGACCAATGCCCAGGGCCAG gtgATCGGGACCCTGCCGTGGGTGGTGAACCCCCCCGGGATGgcggcagccagccctgccccggccgctCTGCCGGCCCAGAGCCTGCAGGTACAGACGGTGACGCCCCAGCTGCTGCTCAATGCCCAGGGCCAGGTCATCGCCACGCTGGCCGGCAGCGCCATCCAGGCAGCCGCCATCAAGAAAACCGGCACCCCCGAGCCCCCCGTCAAGAACGAG GTCCAGCCCATCCAGCCGGCCCCGGCTCTCTCCCAGCCGGCCGTGGTGATGGCAAACCCTGCCCCGGCGGTGAAGGCTTCCTCCACGCCCGTCCCCATCACCTGCTCGGAGACCCCCACCGTCAGCCAGCTGGTCTCCA AGCCCCCGGCTCCCAACAGCAGCACGGAGGAGGACGGGATTAACCTGGAGGAGATCCGGGAATTTGCCAAGAACTTCAAGATCCGACGCTTGTCCCTCGGCCTGACGCAGACGCAGGTGGGACAGGCCCTGACGGCCACCGAGGGACCTGCCTACAGCCAGTCGGCCATCTGCAG GTTCGAGAAGCTGGACATCACCCCCAAGAGCGCCCAGAAGCTgaaaccggtgctggagaagtGGTTGAGCGAAGCCGAGCTCCGTAACCAAGAGGGGCAACAAAACCTGATGGAGTTcgtggggggggaaccctccaaAAAACGGAAGCGCCGTACCTCCTTCACCCCCCAAGCCATCGAGGCTCTCAACGCCTACTTCGAGAAGAACGCCTTGCCCACCGGCCAGGAGATCACCGAGATCGCCAAGGAGCTCAACTACGACCGCGAAGTTGTCCGCGTCTGGTTCTGCAACCGCCGGCAGACCCTCAAAAACACCAGTAAACTCAACGTCTTTCAGATCCCCTAA
- the TFCP2 gene encoding alpha-globin transcription factor CP2 isoform X2 produces MAWALKLPLADEVIESGLVQDFDASLSGIGQELGAGAYSMSDVLALPIFKQEESSLPPENENKILPFQYVLCAATSPAVKLHDETLTYLNQGQSYEIRMLDNRKIGELPEINGKLVKSIFRVVFHDRRLQYTEHQQLEGWRWNRPGDRILDIDIPMSVGIIDPRANPTQLNTVEFLWDPSKRTSVFIQVHCISTEFTMRKHGGEKGVPFRVQIDTFKENENGEYTEHLHSASCQIKVFKPKGADRKQKTDREKMEKRTPHEKEKYQPSYETTILTECSPWPEITYVNNAPSPGFNSSHSSFSIGEGNGSPNHQPEPPPPIADNLLPTSTPQEAQQWLHRNRFSTFSRLFRNFSGADLLKLTREDVIQICGPADGIRLFNALKGRMVRPRLTIYVCQESQQLRDLQQKHEDGDTVTSTFFVYHAIYLEELTAVELTEKLAQLFSISSQQISQIYKQGPTGIHVLISDEMIQNFQDESCFVLDTMKAETNDSYHIILK; encoded by the exons ATGGCCTGGGCTCTGAAGCTGCCGCTGGCGGACGAGGTGATCGAGTCCGGGCTGGTGCAGGACTTCGACGCCAGCCTGTCGGGCATCGGCCAGGAGCTGGGCGCAGGGGCCTACAGCATGAG CGACGTCCTTGCCCTGCCTATCTTCAAGCAGGAAGAATCGAGTTTGCCTCCCGAAAACGAGAATAAAATTCTGCCTTTCCAGTACGTGCTGTGCGCTGCCACTTCCCCCGCTGTCAAGCTCCACGACGAAACGCTCACCTATCTCAACCAAG GGCAGTCCTATGAAATCCGGATGCTGGACAACAGGAAAATTGGGGAGCTGCCGGAGATAAATGGGAAACTGGTAAAG AGCATATTCCGGGTGGTGTTTCATGACCGGCGGCTGCAGTACACAGAGCATCAGCAGCTGGAGGGCTGGCGGTGGAACAGGCCTGGGGACAGGATACTGGACATAG ATATCCCAATGTCCGTGGGCATCATTGACCCTAGAGCAAACCCAACCCAGCTCAATACAGTGGAGTTTCTATGGGATCCTTCCAAGAGGACTTCTGTGTTTATCCAG GTTCACTGTATCAGCACGGAGTTCACCATGCGGAAGCACGGAGGAGAGAAGGGGGTACCCTTTCGGGTCCAGATAGACACGTTTAAGGAGAACGAGAACGGGGAGTACACGGAGCACCTGCACTCTGCCAGCTGCCAGATCAAGGTCTTCAAG CCCAAAGGAGCCGATCGGAAGCAGAAGACAGACAGGGAAAAGATGGAGAAGCGAACACCtcatgagaaagagaaataccaGCCTTCCTACGAAACTACGATACTCACAGAG TGTTCTCCCTGGCCAGAGATAACGTACGTCAATAACGCGCCGTCCCCTGGCTTCAACAGTTCCCACAGCAGTTTTTCCATTGGCGAAGG CAATGGCTCTCCGAACCATCAGCCCGAGCCACCCCCTCCGATCGCAGAT AACCTCTTGCCCACCAGCACACCCCAGGAGGCCCAGCAGTGGCTGCACCGAAACCGCTTCTCCACTTTTTCTCGGCTTTTCAGAAACTTCTCAG GTGCAGACTTACTGAAGCTGACCAGAGAAGATGTTATCCAGATCTGCGGCCCTGCGGATGGCATCAGGCTCTTCAACGCATTAAAAGGACG GATGGTGCGGCCCAGACTGACCATCTACGTGTGTCAGGAGTCCCAGCAGCTGAGGGACCTCCAGCAGAAACACGAGGACGGGGACACAGTAACCAGTACTTTTTTTG TGTACCACGCTATTTATCTGGAGGAACTGACGGCGGTGGAACTGACGGAAAAGCTGGCCCAGCTCTTCAGCATCTCTTCCCAACAGATCAGCCAGATTTACAAGCAAGGCCCAACGGGGATACATGTGCTGATCAGTGACGAG ATGATACAGAACTTCCAAGACGAATCATGTTTTGTTCTGGACACTATGAAAG CTGAAACCAATGATAGCTACCACATCATCTTAAAATAG
- the POU6F1 gene encoding POU domain, class 6, transcription factor 1 isoform X1, with amino-acid sequence MDTEAVQPQEASLTVNEQVIVMSSHETIRVLEVGVDTPLPAEEDRKALEMPPGEVARGSPGETGHPGREDVPPSTQSSCSGEVAGKAKPAAGASPSTVPSVGTFSHATSQQPQTLAPLAVQATPQVLTQENLATVVTGVMVPAGTVTQPLLIPISIAGQVAGQQGLAVWTFPTATVAALPGLTAASPTGGIFKPPIANLQAAAVLNTAIQAPVQPAQPLQAAVQPRPPLQPPGVFPAAPGQPPILPQPAAAPTPPVAKPLETQTQITVQPAGFAFNPGIISAASLGGQTQLLGSLAAAPVIANTISSVQGITGQILTNAQGQVIGTLPWVVNPPGMAAASPAPAALPAQSLQVQTVTPQLLLNAQGQVIATLAGSAIQAAAIKKTGTPEPPVKNEVQPIQPAPALSQPAVVMANPAPAVKASSTPVPITCSETPTVSQLVSKPPAPNSSTEEDGINLEEIREFAKNFKIRRLSLGLTQTQVGQALTATEGPAYSQSAICRFEKLDITPKSAQKLKPVLEKWLSEAELRNQEGQQNLMEFVGGEPSKKRKRRTSFTPQAIEALNAYFEKNALPTGQEITEIAKELNYDREVVRVWFCNRRQTLKNTSKLNVFQIP; translated from the exons GTTATTGTCATGTCCAGCCATGAAACCATCCGAGTGCTGGAGGTCGGCGTGGACACCCCGCTCCCGGCCGAGGAGGACCGGAAAGCCTTGGAGATGCCACCAGGGGAGGTAGCGCGGGGTTCCCCGGGAGAGACCGGCCACCCGGGCAGAGAGGACgtcccacccagcacccagagctcgTGCAGCGGGGAGGTGGCCG gcaAAGCCAAACCAGCGGCCGGAGCATCCCCCAGCACCGTCCCCTCCGTCGGCACCTTCAGCCACGCCACGAGCCAGCAGCCGCAGACGTTGGCCCCGCTGGCCGTGCAAGCCACCCCGCAG GTCTTGACTCAGGAAAACTTAGCAACAGTTGTGACAGGAGTAATGGTTCCAGCAGGGACAGTTACTCAACCTCTTCTTATCCCCATCAGTATTGCAGGTCAAGTGGCAGGtcagcaggggctggctgtgTGGACATTTCCTACAGCAACGGTCGCTGCCCTTCCCGGATTGACGGCTGCTTCTCCTACAGGGGGAATTTTCAAACCGCCTATAGCCAATTTGCAAG CCGCCGCTGTACTGAACACGGCCATCCAAGCGCCGGTGCAGCCTGCCCAGCCGCTGCAGGCTGCGgtccagccccggccccctctcCAGCCCCCCGGCGTCttccccgccgcgcccggccagCCCCCCATCCTGCCACAGCCCGCCGCAGCGCCCACGCCGCCCGTGGCCAAGCCGTTAGAGACGCAGACCCAGATCACCGTCCAACCTGCCGGATTTGCCTTTAACCCTGGCATA ATCAGCGCAGCTTCTCTCGGGGGCCAAACCCAGCTCCTCGGCTCCTTGGCAGCCGCCCCCGTGATCGCAAACACCATCTCCAGCGTGCAGGGCATCACAGGCCAGATCCTGACCAATGCCCAGGGCCAG gtgATCGGGACCCTGCCGTGGGTGGTGAACCCCCCCGGGATGgcggcagccagccctgccccggccgctCTGCCGGCCCAGAGCCTGCAGGTACAGACGGTGACGCCCCAGCTGCTGCTCAATGCCCAGGGCCAGGTCATCGCCACGCTGGCCGGCAGCGCCATCCAGGCAGCCGCCATCAAGAAAACCGGCACCCCCGAGCCCCCCGTCAAGAACGAG GTCCAGCCCATCCAGCCGGCCCCGGCTCTCTCCCAGCCGGCCGTGGTGATGGCAAACCCTGCCCCGGCGGTGAAGGCTTCCTCCACGCCCGTCCCCATCACCTGCTCGGAGACCCCCACCGTCAGCCAGCTGGTCTCCA AGCCCCCGGCTCCCAACAGCAGCACGGAGGAGGACGGGATTAACCTGGAGGAGATCCGGGAATTTGCCAAGAACTTCAAGATCCGACGCTTGTCCCTCGGCCTGACGCAGACGCAGGTGGGACAGGCCCTGACGGCCACCGAGGGACCTGCCTACAGCCAGTCGGCCATCTGCAG GTTCGAGAAGCTGGACATCACCCCCAAGAGCGCCCAGAAGCTgaaaccggtgctggagaagtGGTTGAGCGAAGCCGAGCTCCGTAACCAAGAGGGGCAACAAAACCTGATGGAGTTcgtggggggggaaccctccaaAAAACGGAAGCGCCGTACCTCCTTCACCCCCCAAGCCATCGAGGCTCTCAACGCCTACTTCGAGAAGAACGCCTTGCCCACCGGCCAGGAGATCACCGAGATCGCCAAGGAGCTCAACTACGACCGCGAAGTTGTCCGCGTCTGGTTCTGCAACCGCCGGCAGACCCTCAAAAACACCAGTAAACTCAACGTCTTTCAGATCCCCTAA
- the TFCP2 gene encoding alpha-globin transcription factor CP2 isoform X1 yields the protein MAWALKLPLADEVIESGLVQDFDASLSGIGQELGAGAYSMSDVLALPIFKQEESSLPPENENKILPFQYVLCAATSPAVKLHDETLTYLNQGQSYEIRMLDNRKIGELPEINGKLVKSIFRVVFHDRRLQYTEHQQLEGWRWNRPGDRILDIDIPMSVGIIDPRANPTQLNTVEFLWDPSKRTSVFIQVHCISTEFTMRKHGGEKGVPFRVQIDTFKENENGEYTEHLHSASCQIKVFKPKGADRKQKTDREKMEKRTPHEKEKYQPSYETTILTECSPWPEITYVNNAPSPGFNSSHSSFSIGEGNGSPNHQPEPPPPIADVSHTSELMLVNLLPTSTPQEAQQWLHRNRFSTFSRLFRNFSGADLLKLTREDVIQICGPADGIRLFNALKGRMVRPRLTIYVCQESQQLRDLQQKHEDGDTVTSTFFVYHAIYLEELTAVELTEKLAQLFSISSQQISQIYKQGPTGIHVLISDEMIQNFQDESCFVLDTMKAETNDSYHIILK from the exons ATGGCCTGGGCTCTGAAGCTGCCGCTGGCGGACGAGGTGATCGAGTCCGGGCTGGTGCAGGACTTCGACGCCAGCCTGTCGGGCATCGGCCAGGAGCTGGGCGCAGGGGCCTACAGCATGAG CGACGTCCTTGCCCTGCCTATCTTCAAGCAGGAAGAATCGAGTTTGCCTCCCGAAAACGAGAATAAAATTCTGCCTTTCCAGTACGTGCTGTGCGCTGCCACTTCCCCCGCTGTCAAGCTCCACGACGAAACGCTCACCTATCTCAACCAAG GGCAGTCCTATGAAATCCGGATGCTGGACAACAGGAAAATTGGGGAGCTGCCGGAGATAAATGGGAAACTGGTAAAG AGCATATTCCGGGTGGTGTTTCATGACCGGCGGCTGCAGTACACAGAGCATCAGCAGCTGGAGGGCTGGCGGTGGAACAGGCCTGGGGACAGGATACTGGACATAG ATATCCCAATGTCCGTGGGCATCATTGACCCTAGAGCAAACCCAACCCAGCTCAATACAGTGGAGTTTCTATGGGATCCTTCCAAGAGGACTTCTGTGTTTATCCAG GTTCACTGTATCAGCACGGAGTTCACCATGCGGAAGCACGGAGGAGAGAAGGGGGTACCCTTTCGGGTCCAGATAGACACGTTTAAGGAGAACGAGAACGGGGAGTACACGGAGCACCTGCACTCTGCCAGCTGCCAGATCAAGGTCTTCAAG CCCAAAGGAGCCGATCGGAAGCAGAAGACAGACAGGGAAAAGATGGAGAAGCGAACACCtcatgagaaagagaaataccaGCCTTCCTACGAAACTACGATACTCACAGAG TGTTCTCCCTGGCCAGAGATAACGTACGTCAATAACGCGCCGTCCCCTGGCTTCAACAGTTCCCACAGCAGTTTTTCCATTGGCGAAGG CAATGGCTCTCCGAACCATCAGCCCGAGCCACCCCCTCCGATCGCAGATGTAAGTCACACCTCAGAGCTTATGCTTGTG AACCTCTTGCCCACCAGCACACCCCAGGAGGCCCAGCAGTGGCTGCACCGAAACCGCTTCTCCACTTTTTCTCGGCTTTTCAGAAACTTCTCAG GTGCAGACTTACTGAAGCTGACCAGAGAAGATGTTATCCAGATCTGCGGCCCTGCGGATGGCATCAGGCTCTTCAACGCATTAAAAGGACG GATGGTGCGGCCCAGACTGACCATCTACGTGTGTCAGGAGTCCCAGCAGCTGAGGGACCTCCAGCAGAAACACGAGGACGGGGACACAGTAACCAGTACTTTTTTTG TGTACCACGCTATTTATCTGGAGGAACTGACGGCGGTGGAACTGACGGAAAAGCTGGCCCAGCTCTTCAGCATCTCTTCCCAACAGATCAGCCAGATTTACAAGCAAGGCCCAACGGGGATACATGTGCTGATCAGTGACGAG ATGATACAGAACTTCCAAGACGAATCATGTTTTGTTCTGGACACTATGAAAG CTGAAACCAATGATAGCTACCACATCATCTTAAAATAG